The Helianthus annuus cultivar XRQ/B chromosome 16, HanXRQr2.0-SUNRISE, whole genome shotgun sequence genome includes a window with the following:
- the LOC110919187 gene encoding uncharacterized mitochondrial protein AtMg00810-like has translation MGFRHRDYSDHVCLLKKSLYGLKQAPWAWYQRFMDFVTSIGFLQNRCDNSLFTCHHGGDIAYLLIYVDDIILTTSFDTLRMRLMGSLAAEFAMKDLGPLSYFLGITVSRTGNNMFLSQQSYALDIVHRAGMSTCNPVATPVDTKPKLGATTSTPFDNPTLYRSLAGALQYLTFTRPDISYAVQQICIHMHNPSTDHWQALKRIIRYIRGTADYGLTLSSCSDVSLRAYTDADWAGCPDTRRSTSGYCVYMGQNLLSWSSKRQSTISRSSAEAEYRAVANVVAEVCWLRNLLLELRRPLSTATLVYCDNISAIYLSSNPVQHQRTKHIELDIHFVREHVQRGTIRILHTPTRLQIADIFNKGLPRVLFDDFRSSLNIRPPLASTAGV, from the coding sequence ATGGGTTTTCGGCACCGCGACTATTCCGATCATGTGTGTCTTCTTAAGAAATCTCTTTACGGACTTAAACAAGCACCATGGGCATGGTACCAACGATTTATGGATTTTGTTACTTCTATAGGTTTCTTGCAGAATCGATGTGATAACTCTCTCTTCACATGTCATCACGGGGGTGACATTGCATACTTATTGatctatgtcgatgatattatccTAACTACTTCCTTCGACACGCTCCGAATGAGATTAATGGGCAGCCTCGCGGCTGAATttgcaatgaaagatcttggacCTCTTAGTTACTTCTTGGGTATTACGGTATCTCGCACTGGTAACAACATGTTTTTGTCTCAACAATCTTATGCCTTGGATATTGTCCACCGTGCAGGTATGTCCACCTGTAACCCAGTCGCTACACCTGTTGATACTAAGCCAAAACTTGGTGCTACAACAAGTACTCCATTCGACAACCCCACGTTATACCGAAGCCTTGCGGGCGCACTTCAGTACCTGACGTTTACTCGGCCCGATATTAGTTATGCGGTTCAACAAATCTGTATTCACATGCATAATCCTAGCACGGATCACTGGCAGGCGTTGAAGCGTATTATTCGGTATATTCGCGGCACGGCAGACTATGGTCTCACGCTCTCCTCGTGCTCGGACGTTTCTCTCCGGGCTTACACAGACGCTGATTGGGCAGGTTGCCCGGATACTCGTCGCTCTACTTCTGGATATTGTGTTTACATGGGGCAAAATCTTTTATCTTGGTCTTCTAAGCGGCAATCGACCATTTCTCGTTCCAGTGCTGAAGCAGAATACCGAGCAGTCGCCAATGTCGTTGCTGAAGTTTGCTGGCTTCGTAACCTCCTTCTCGAGTTACGTCGCCCCCTCTCCACCGCCACTTTAGTATATTGCGACAATATAAGTGCTATCTACTTATCTAGTAATCCGGTTCAGCATCAACGTACCAAGCACATAGAACTTGATATTCATTTTGTGCGCGAACATGTTCAACGTGGTACTATACGGATACTTCACACGCCTACTCGTTTACAGATTGCTGACATCTTCAACAAAGGCTTACCTCGAGTATTATTTGATGATTTCCGCTCCAGTCTCAACATTCGCCCACCTCttgcttcgactgcgggggtgtaa